From Sediminibacterium sp. TEGAF015, a single genomic window includes:
- a CDS encoding FKBP-type peptidyl-prolyl cis-trans isomerase: MQQAKKGDKVKVHYHGKLTNGNTFDSSEGREPLEFEIGSGMVIAGFDDGVTGMVIGEKKTISIPADQAYGPKQEEMIMEFPKDRFPADMVPEVGMQLNMSNGSGQNFPVMIVEVKDAVVVLDANHPLAGEELIFDLELVAIDGPKSIIITP; encoded by the coding sequence ATGCAACAAGCAAAGAAAGGTGATAAGGTAAAAGTACATTATCACGGAAAGTTAACCAATGGCAACACATTCGATTCCTCAGAAGGAAGAGAACCATTGGAATTTGAAATCGGAAGCGGTATGGTTATTGCCGGTTTTGATGATGGTGTTACAGGTATGGTTATTGGTGAAAAAAAGACAATCAGTATACCAGCAGATCAGGCTTACGGTCCTAAGCAAGAAGAAATGATCATGGAGTTTCCAAAAGACAGATTTCCTGCAGACATGGTGCCTGAAGTAGGTATGCAATTAAATATGAGCAATGGCTCTGGACAGAATTTTCCGGTTATGATTGTTGAAGTAAAAGATGCAGTAGTTGTATTGGATGCCAATCATCCTTTAGCGGGCGAAGAATTGATTTTTGATCTGGAGTTAGTGGCTATTGATGGTCCTAAGTCTATTATCATCACTCCTTAA
- the fmt gene encoding methionyl-tRNA formyltransferase, whose amino-acid sequence MRIVFMGTPDFAVASLDALISNNFNVVAVVTAPDKPAGRGLKMSQSAVKQFATAHNIPVLQPHKLKDSEFIDILKKLAADLQVVVAFRMLPEIVWNMPPMGTINVHGSLLPQYRGAAPINWAVINGEKTTGVTTFKLKHEIDTGDILLQESMNIGEDETATEVHDRMKIIGANLLVKTLKQLEEGTIQEQPQQLTTENKHAPKIFTADCQIHWDNPVETLHNLVRGLSQFPGAITYLDGKILKVYRSKRELTSHQFESGKIFTDNKTYLKFSCTNGFLHLLEIQLEGKKRMPISDFLRGYTIQEN is encoded by the coding sequence ATGCGCATTGTTTTCATGGGAACCCCAGATTTTGCTGTTGCTTCATTGGATGCGCTGATTTCCAACAACTTCAATGTAGTTGCAGTTGTAACTGCACCAGACAAACCCGCCGGCAGAGGCTTGAAAATGAGCCAAAGTGCTGTAAAACAATTTGCTACAGCGCACAATATACCAGTACTTCAACCACATAAGCTAAAAGACTCGGAATTTATTGACATATTAAAGAAACTTGCTGCTGATCTTCAGGTGGTTGTTGCTTTCAGAATGTTGCCGGAAATAGTTTGGAATATGCCTCCAATGGGTACCATCAATGTTCATGGCTCATTGTTGCCCCAATACAGAGGAGCAGCACCCATAAACTGGGCGGTAATCAATGGTGAAAAAACGACAGGAGTAACTACTTTCAAATTAAAACACGAAATAGATACAGGCGATATCCTTTTACAGGAATCTATGAATATTGGAGAGGACGAAACGGCCACAGAAGTGCACGATCGAATGAAAATAATAGGTGCTAATCTGCTGGTAAAAACATTAAAGCAACTGGAAGAAGGAACCATTCAGGAACAGCCTCAACAATTAACTACAGAAAACAAACATGCCCCTAAGATTTTCACAGCTGATTGCCAGATTCATTGGGATAATCCTGTTGAAACGCTTCACAATCTTGTGCGTGGACTTTCGCAATTTCCTGGGGCAATTACCTATCTGGATGGAAAAATTCTGAAAGTGTATCGAAGCAAAAGAGAATTGACTTCGCACCAATTTGAAAGCGGAAAAATATTTACCGATAATAAAACTTATCTGAAATTCAGTTGCACCAACGGATTTCTTCATCTGCTGGAAATCCAACTAGAAGGAAAAAAGCGTATGCCCATCAGTGATTTTCTCAGAGGCTATACCATTCAGGAAAATTAA
- a CDS encoding 3-hydroxybutyryl-CoA dehydrogenase, with amino-acid sequence MSVFNVTVIGAGTMGNGIAHVFAQKGFKVVLVDVQQAQLDKALQTIGKNLDRMISKGSITDAEKAETLNNIVTDNTISTGVSKADLVVEAATENEELKLKIFAEIDQAAPANAILASNTSSISITKIASATNRPNKVIGMHFMNPVPVMKLVEIINGYATEKEVTDTIVALSKQLNKVPSVVNDYPGFIANKVLMPMINEAIYSLYEGIADVESIDTIMKLGMAHPMGPLQLADFIGLDVCLSIMNVLHKGYGNPKYAPCPLLVNMVTAKKLGVKSGEGFYIYTPGSKELIVSPRFL; translated from the coding sequence ATGTCGGTATTTAATGTAACTGTAATTGGAGCAGGTACCATGGGAAATGGGATTGCACATGTTTTTGCGCAGAAAGGCTTTAAAGTTGTGTTGGTAGACGTACAACAAGCACAATTAGATAAAGCCCTGCAAACCATTGGAAAGAATCTGGACAGAATGATAAGCAAGGGCTCTATTACCGATGCAGAAAAAGCAGAAACACTAAATAATATTGTCACAGATAACACAATCAGCACAGGTGTTAGCAAGGCTGATTTAGTAGTTGAAGCCGCAACAGAAAATGAAGAATTGAAATTAAAAATATTTGCAGAGATAGACCAGGCAGCACCTGCCAATGCTATACTGGCAAGTAACACTTCTTCTATTTCAATAACAAAAATTGCTTCAGCAACCAATAGACCTAACAAAGTAATTGGCATGCACTTTATGAACCCTGTACCGGTTATGAAACTGGTCGAAATCATCAATGGATACGCAACTGAAAAAGAAGTTACAGACACCATTGTTGCTTTGAGTAAACAATTAAACAAAGTGCCTTCCGTAGTAAATGACTACCCTGGATTTATTGCCAACAAAGTGTTGATGCCTATGATTAATGAAGCTATCTATTCTTTATACGAAGGCATTGCAGATGTTGAATCCATAGATACGATTATGAAACTGGGCATGGCTCATCCGATGGGTCCATTGCAACTAGCCGACTTTATAGGTTTAGATGTTTGCCTTAGCATCATGAATGTTTTGCATAAAGGATATGGCAATCCCAAGTATGCGCCTTGTCCATTATTAGTGAATATGGTAACAGCTAAAAAACTTGGTGTAAAATCAGGAGAAGGATTCTACATTTATACGCCTGGTTCTAAGGAGCTAATCGTAAGCCCTCGCTTTTTATAA
- a CDS encoding ExbD/TolR family protein: MNIRKRYKSSPEMHTGALNDILFILLLFFLIVSTLANPNVIKVANPKAKSDTKAKQTVVISVDKNQQLFLGAEPVALEMLESKLQDYLSKENEKPTVVINGDSTSHLGTSIKVMQIIKKLGATPVMAVDQN; the protein is encoded by the coding sequence ATGAACATCCGTAAAAGATATAAGTCAAGCCCGGAAATGCATACAGGCGCATTGAATGATATATTGTTTATTTTATTATTGTTTTTCCTGATTGTTTCTACCCTGGCAAATCCGAACGTGATTAAAGTGGCTAATCCGAAGGCAAAATCTGATACCAAAGCAAAGCAAACCGTGGTGATTAGTGTAGATAAAAATCAGCAATTATTTCTGGGGGCAGAGCCTGTTGCTTTGGAAATGCTTGAGTCCAAATTGCAGGACTACTTATCTAAAGAAAACGAAAAGCCAACAGTGGTGATTAATGGCGATAGCACTTCTCATTTGGGTACTTCCATTAAAGTAATGCAAATCATTAAAAAATTGGGTGCAACGCCGGTGATGGCTGTAGATCAGAATTGA
- a CDS encoding MotA/TolQ/ExbB proton channel family protein, translating to MLYLLQTDTAQNIAGAAIATAEKVSLWTLLDKGGWIMYPLYLLLILAIYVFTERLLAIRRAGLIDPQFMVIVRDHILSGNVQAAKTYARSHQNPVAKMIDKGLQRIGKPIDAIEKSMENVGKLEMYNMEKNLNILSLIAGIAPMFGFLGTIIGMVQLFYGIASTGEYTLNTIAGGIYTKMITSATGLIIGLIAYVGHNFLSTQIDKTANKMEAASADFMDILQEPTR from the coding sequence ATGTTGTACCTATTACAAACAGATACTGCTCAGAATATTGCCGGCGCAGCCATAGCTACCGCCGAAAAAGTTTCTTTATGGACATTATTAGATAAGGGAGGCTGGATCATGTATCCACTTTACTTGTTACTGATTCTGGCCATTTATGTTTTTACTGAAAGACTTTTGGCCATTAGAAGGGCGGGATTGATAGATCCGCAGTTTATGGTAATTGTAAGGGATCATATCCTTTCCGGAAATGTGCAGGCTGCCAAAACTTATGCCCGTTCTCATCAGAATCCGGTGGCTAAAATGATTGATAAAGGATTACAAAGAATAGGGAAGCCAATTGATGCCATTGAGAAAAGTATGGAGAATGTGGGTAAGCTTGAAATGTACAATATGGAAAAGAACCTGAACATTTTATCATTGATTGCTGGAATAGCACCCATGTTTGGATTTCTGGGAACGATTATTGGAATGGTGCAGTTATTCTATGGAATTGCTTCTACCGGTGAGTACACGCTGAATACCATAGCAGGTGGTATATATACTAAAATGATTACTTCAGCTACTGGTTTAATTATCGGTTTGATTGCCTATGTGGGACACAATTTTCTAAGCACACAAATTGATAAAACAGCCAATAAAATGGAAGCTGCCAGTGCAGATTTCATGGATATTTTACAGGAGCCAACCAGATAA
- a CDS encoding rhodanese-like domain-containing protein produces MKKQILSFLLLFATLSCNSTSSENQVSGEISATVAQTGGSISVKDFEQKMKSPGVQILDVRTAGEYQGGHFNNALQANWLNEKEFAERVQYIDKAKPVLVYCASGVRSEEAMNWMKQNGFQDVSNLKGGLSAWRMEGMPLETKAARAEMSIAAFKASTKTGTILVDIGAEWCPPCVKMEPVLKQLQKEKGTQFNLVKVDGGIDVSVMKELHSEGLPTFIVFKNGKEVWRKQGLVDLPTLSKAIE; encoded by the coding sequence ATGAAAAAGCAAATTCTTTCCTTTCTTCTACTGTTTGCTACCCTCTCCTGCAATTCTACATCAAGTGAAAATCAGGTTTCAGGTGAAATATCAGCAACGGTTGCTCAAACAGGAGGATCTATTTCAGTAAAAGATTTTGAACAAAAGATGAAGTCCCCTGGTGTCCAGATTCTAGATGTAAGAACGGCTGGTGAATATCAGGGCGGACATTTTAACAATGCTTTACAAGCCAACTGGTTGAACGAAAAAGAGTTTGCTGAAAGGGTTCAGTATATAGATAAAGCAAAACCTGTTTTAGTGTATTGTGCTTCAGGTGTAAGAAGTGAAGAAGCCATGAATTGGATGAAGCAAAATGGCTTTCAGGATGTGAGTAATTTAAAAGGAGGCTTATCTGCATGGCGCATGGAAGGGATGCCATTGGAAACAAAGGCTGCACGAGCTGAAATGAGTATTGCTGCTTTTAAAGCGAGTACCAAAACCGGAACAATTTTAGTAGATATTGGTGCTGAGTGGTGTCCTCCCTGTGTTAAAATGGAACCAGTACTTAAGCAGTTACAAAAAGAAAAAGGCACACAATTTAATCTGGTAAAAGTAGACGGTGGTATAGATGTTTCGGTAATGAAAGAATTGCATTCTGAAGGTCTTCCTACTTTCATTGTATTTAAAAATGGCAAGGAAGTATGGCGCAAACAGGGATTGGTAGATTTACCAACCCTAAGTAAAGCCATCGAATAA
- the ribD gene encoding bifunctional diaminohydroxyphosphoribosylaminopyrimidine deaminase/5-amino-6-(5-phosphoribosylamino)uracil reductase RibD — MFTSHQKFMQRCLDLALKGMGKVAPNPMVGAVLVYQDEIIGEGYHERYGQAHAEVNCINSVAEKNRHLLSASTLYVSLEPCSHFGKTPPCTHLILANGIKKVVVGSVDPFEEVNGKGIALLREKGVEVIGPVLEKEANELNRRFFLFHQRKRPYIILKWAESANGWMGRKGDEIAISNSYSQKLVHRWRMEESAILVGTQTALTDNPKLNNRFFPGPSPVRMVIDRKLILPKQANLLSDGLPTIVFTESVSITDGEVKYVQLPESNNWIQHILDFAYQNRIQSILVEGGSSLLQSFLQAECWDEIRVIKSAKAIALSNADGLKAPSLYLTKPDTTELIGDDSIQYFKRKEL; from the coding sequence ATGTTTACCTCACACCAAAAATTCATGCAACGTTGTTTAGACCTGGCTCTTAAAGGGATGGGTAAAGTTGCACCCAACCCGATGGTTGGAGCAGTATTGGTGTATCAGGATGAAATTATAGGGGAAGGATATCATGAAAGATATGGTCAAGCTCATGCCGAAGTGAATTGTATCAATAGTGTTGCAGAGAAAAACCGACACTTACTATCAGCTTCTACATTATATGTGAGTTTGGAGCCTTGTTCCCATTTTGGAAAAACGCCTCCCTGCACCCACCTTATTTTAGCGAACGGCATTAAGAAAGTAGTAGTTGGGAGTGTGGATCCATTTGAAGAAGTGAATGGAAAGGGGATTGCACTTCTTCGCGAAAAAGGGGTGGAAGTAATTGGTCCTGTTCTCGAAAAAGAGGCCAATGAATTGAATCGTCGTTTTTTTCTTTTTCATCAACGCAAACGACCTTACATCATTTTGAAGTGGGCAGAGTCGGCCAATGGATGGATGGGTAGAAAAGGGGATGAAATTGCTATCAGTAATTCGTACAGTCAGAAACTGGTGCACCGATGGAGAATGGAGGAGTCAGCTATTCTGGTGGGAACACAAACTGCCTTAACAGATAACCCAAAACTAAACAATCGTTTTTTCCCTGGTCCCAGTCCTGTTCGTATGGTGATTGATCGAAAGTTGATTTTACCTAAACAGGCTAATTTGTTAAGCGATGGTTTGCCAACAATTGTGTTTACCGAATCAGTTTCTATAACGGATGGTGAAGTAAAATATGTTCAATTGCCCGAAAGCAATAATTGGATTCAGCATATACTGGATTTTGCCTATCAAAATCGAATACAAAGTATTTTGGTGGAAGGGGGAAGCTCGCTTTTGCAAAGCTTCCTGCAAGCGGAATGCTGGGATGAAATCAGGGTGATAAAAAGTGCAAAAGCAATTGCCTTATCTAATGCAGATGGGTTGAAAGCTCCATCACTTTATTTGACTAAACCCGATACTACAGAATTAATAGGGGATGATTCAATTCAATATTTCAAAAGAAAAGAATTATGA
- the prmC gene encoding peptide chain release factor N(5)-glutamine methyltransferase, producing the protein MTILGAKQHIIQAIHSVYDEREAGNIAVLLIEHFTGLSKMNQFLEKDKAWPEVLANPLEAAVNRLQKGEPIQYIMGKTWFYGLALKVNPHTLIPRPETEELVELVIRHLTTITTACPRILEVGTGSGCISLAIASRMPNVIITAIDISKEALLVAEENAKQIQHNIQFKQLDFLNKSNWALLDHFDIIISNPPYIKETESSTMHNNVLKYEPYTALFVRDNDPLIFYQAIETFSHTNLKKPGAIFVEINERLGKETTAVFEKNYTVCLQKDMQGKDRMIAAYQK; encoded by the coding sequence ATGACTATTCTAGGAGCAAAACAGCATATCATTCAAGCCATCCATTCTGTATATGATGAAAGAGAGGCTGGCAATATTGCGGTTTTACTCATTGAGCATTTTACTGGTTTAAGCAAAATGAATCAATTCCTGGAAAAAGATAAAGCCTGGCCAGAAGTTCTGGCAAATCCACTTGAGGCTGCAGTTAATCGTTTACAAAAAGGTGAACCCATTCAATATATCATGGGCAAAACCTGGTTTTACGGATTAGCCCTAAAAGTGAATCCCCATACTTTAATACCCCGCCCTGAAACAGAAGAATTGGTGGAATTGGTTATTCGACACCTAACAACAATAACAACAGCATGTCCCCGAATCCTTGAAGTTGGAACTGGTTCAGGGTGTATATCCCTGGCCATTGCATCCCGTATGCCCAATGTCATTATTACCGCTATTGATATCAGTAAGGAAGCATTGCTTGTTGCAGAAGAAAATGCCAAACAAATCCAACACAATATCCAATTTAAACAACTCGATTTTCTAAATAAAAGCAATTGGGCATTGCTTGACCATTTTGACATCATCATCAGCAATCCACCTTATATTAAAGAAACCGAATCCAGCACCATGCACAACAATGTGCTTAAGTATGAACCATATACTGCTTTATTTGTGCGTGACAACGACCCACTCATTTTTTATCAGGCCATTGAAACTTTCAGTCATACAAACCTGAAAAAGCCTGGAGCTATTTTTGTTGAAATCAATGAAAGACTGGGCAAAGAAACAACAGCCGTCTTTGAAAAAAACTATACCGTTTGTTTACAAAAAGACATGCAGGGGAAAGATCGAATGATTGCGGCCTATCAAAAATAG
- a CDS encoding SPFH domain-containing protein has product MQFLMNYWWLIIAIIIVFTGLVTVNQGTIAVITMFGKYRRILMPGLNFKIPILEQVYKTVSIQNRSVELEFQAVTVDQANVYFKSMLLYSVINQDEQTIKNVAFKFISEKDLMQALIRTVEGSIRAFVATKKQAEILLLRREIVEDVKQQIDKSLEDWGYHLQDLQINDITFDQVIMESMSRVVASNNLKAAAENEGQALLITKTKGAEAEGNAIKIAAEAEREAARLRGMGVALFRQEVAKGMSQAAEEMKQANLDTNVILFSMWTEAIKNFAEIGKGNVIFLDGSPEGMQDNMRQIMAMMKMKETKGL; this is encoded by the coding sequence ATGCAATTTTTAATGAACTATTGGTGGTTGATCATAGCAATCATTATTGTATTTACTGGTTTGGTTACAGTAAACCAGGGGACTATTGCCGTGATAACTATGTTTGGAAAATACCGAAGAATCCTGATGCCCGGATTAAACTTTAAAATACCCATTTTAGAACAGGTATATAAAACAGTAAGTATTCAGAATCGCTCGGTTGAATTGGAGTTCCAGGCTGTAACTGTAGATCAGGCCAATGTATATTTTAAAAGCATGCTGCTTTATTCGGTAATAAACCAGGACGAGCAAACAATTAAAAATGTGGCTTTTAAGTTTATATCAGAAAAAGATCTGATGCAGGCACTAATCAGAACCGTTGAAGGTTCTATCCGCGCGTTTGTTGCTACAAAGAAGCAAGCTGAAATTTTGTTACTAAGAAGAGAGATCGTGGAAGATGTAAAGCAGCAAATTGATAAGTCACTGGAAGACTGGGGATATCATTTACAGGACCTGCAAATCAATGATATCACTTTTGATCAGGTGATTATGGAGAGTATGAGCAGGGTAGTAGCCAGCAATAATTTGAAGGCTGCTGCAGAGAATGAGGGCCAAGCTTTATTGATAACAAAAACAAAAGGCGCAGAAGCAGAAGGTAATGCTATTAAAATTGCTGCTGAAGCAGAAAGAGAGGCTGCCAGATTGAGAGGGATGGGCGTAGCCTTATTCAGACAGGAAGTTGCAAAAGGAATGAGTCAAGCTGCCGAGGAAATGAAACAAGCCAATCTGGATACCAATGTTATTTTATTTAGCATGTGGACAGAAGCGATAAAGAATTTTGCCGAAATAGGTAAGGGGAATGTAATATTTCTGGATGGTAGTCCGGAGGGTATGCAGGACAATATGCGTCAAATCATGGCAATGATGAAGATGAAGGAAACCAAGGGATTGTAA
- a CDS encoding LysM peptidoglycan-binding domain-containing protein, which translates to MYLRKYLFLVFLLLTAFLNAQDKLIASGTTGDLYIVHQLKGKETLSVLSRIYGATPRQIAVYNNINISAVLSPGDKLKIPLSAENLVQEQEFATSEPVFHIAGNGENLFRLSQRYFKVPLAKLREWNDLKTDVLKKGQVIVIGFIGGSKLAAMKADAPAANAQVFVKPPVIGAPVEPQPLKDPNVMDAAIDGTREMKKGEMKPMTETDKFFAKAAADRAKKEAEAAASIVPPPVPVEQFKETNKVAPTEYKISEDELRYTAKPNDEGYFGLIYAMDESSKTKVNKAGDAGIFKSLSGFSDRKFYALMNDVLPGTIIRISTSDNKTVCARVLGPVPEIKGAPSLLIRLSNATAAALGKSDNYFPVTITYLQ; encoded by the coding sequence ATGTACCTGAGAAAATATTTATTCCTTGTCTTTCTATTATTAACTGCATTTTTAAATGCACAAGACAAACTGATTGCTTCCGGAACAACGGGAGATCTGTATATAGTTCATCAGTTGAAAGGAAAAGAAACTTTGTCTGTATTAAGCAGAATTTACGGAGCTACGCCAAGGCAAATAGCAGTTTACAATAACATCAATATAAGTGCGGTACTTTCTCCGGGGGACAAATTAAAAATACCCTTATCGGCAGAAAACCTGGTTCAGGAACAGGAATTTGCTACCAGTGAACCTGTTTTTCATATTGCAGGTAACGGTGAAAACTTGTTCAGACTTAGCCAGCGTTATTTCAAAGTGCCTCTGGCTAAATTGCGTGAATGGAATGATTTGAAAACGGACGTACTAAAAAAAGGTCAGGTTATTGTTATTGGGTTTATTGGCGGATCAAAACTGGCTGCTATGAAAGCTGATGCACCTGCGGCCAATGCACAGGTTTTTGTGAAGCCACCGGTAATTGGTGCTCCAGTTGAACCTCAGCCTTTGAAAGATCCAAATGTGATGGATGCAGCAATTGATGGAACCAGAGAAATGAAGAAAGGGGAAATGAAGCCAATGACTGAAACGGATAAGTTTTTTGCCAAAGCAGCTGCTGATAGAGCAAAGAAAGAGGCTGAGGCAGCAGCAAGTATTGTGCCTCCACCTGTTCCTGTTGAGCAGTTTAAAGAGACCAATAAAGTTGCACCTACAGAATATAAAATCAGTGAAGATGAATTAAGATATACCGCTAAACCTAATGATGAAGGATATTTCGGATTGATTTATGCAATGGACGAGTCATCCAAAACCAAGGTTAATAAGGCAGGTGATGCAGGTATATTCAAGTCTTTAAGTGGATTTTCCGATAGAAAATTCTATGCATTAATGAATGATGTTTTACCGGGTACCATCATTCGTATATCAACATCAGATAACAAAACGGTATGTGCAAGAGTGCTTGGCCCTGTGCCTGAAATTAAGGGAGCACCTTCTCTGTTGATTCGTTTAAGTAATGCAACTGCTGCTGCATTAGGTAAATCAGATAATTATTTTCCAGTAACGATTACTTATTTACAATAA
- the pepT gene encoding peptidase T, giving the protein MQSVSVADRLMQYVQIDTQSNPHSNEAPSTEKQKNLSRVLAAELKQMGIKDVITDEFGYVYATIPSNSAKNLPVICFCSHVDTAPDCSGTDVKPILHKNYQGQPIVLPDDSSIVLDPEKMPYLKQHIGKDIITASGTTLLGADDKAGVAIIMSLAEILCSDGSIPHGEIKILFTPDEEVGRGTNHLNMQLLGADFAYTLDGGELGTFEDETFSANGFAIHIEGVIAHPGYAKGKMVNAIKLAAEIIAALPTDRLAPEVTDKKLGFVHPVHMEGSAEKATIEFIIRDFDTYQLQHHQEEIVRIANQIAKKYAGVNLNFTDEEQYRNMKEVIDRYPFITAFAEEAYSRAALPFVKEPIRGGTDGSRLSFMGLPCPNIFTGMQAIHSKKEWVGVYDMEKAVEVLVHLVKVWEEKGENLHK; this is encoded by the coding sequence ATGCAATCCGTAAGTGTAGCAGATCGATTAATGCAGTACGTTCAGATAGACACACAGAGTAATCCTCATAGTAATGAAGCTCCTTCCACCGAAAAGCAAAAAAATCTAAGCAGGGTATTGGCAGCCGAGCTAAAGCAAATGGGTATCAAGGATGTAATTACAGATGAGTTCGGATACGTGTATGCAACCATTCCGTCGAATAGTGCCAAAAACCTGCCTGTTATTTGTTTTTGTTCGCATGTTGACACAGCTCCGGATTGTTCCGGAACAGATGTGAAACCCATCCTTCACAAAAATTACCAGGGTCAGCCCATTGTTTTGCCGGATGATAGCAGCATTGTACTTGATCCTGAAAAAATGCCCTATTTAAAACAGCATATCGGAAAAGATATTATTACGGCTAGCGGCACAACTTTATTAGGCGCCGATGATAAAGCCGGAGTAGCCATCATTATGTCACTTGCTGAAATTTTATGCAGTGATGGTTCTATTCCGCACGGAGAAATAAAAATTTTATTTACCCCAGATGAAGAAGTAGGAAGAGGAACCAATCACCTGAACATGCAATTACTGGGGGCAGATTTTGCCTATACCCTTGATGGGGGCGAGCTAGGAACTTTTGAAGATGAAACTTTCAGTGCCAATGGTTTTGCCATACATATTGAAGGAGTTATTGCGCATCCGGGATATGCAAAAGGAAAAATGGTCAATGCCATCAAACTAGCAGCAGAAATTATTGCTGCTTTGCCAACAGACAGGCTGGCACCTGAAGTCACCGATAAAAAGCTGGGATTTGTGCATCCTGTTCATATGGAAGGGTCTGCAGAAAAAGCGACAATTGAATTTATTATCAGGGATTTTGATACCTATCAACTCCAGCATCATCAGGAAGAGATTGTCCGGATTGCAAATCAGATTGCGAAGAAATATGCCGGAGTGAATTTGAATTTTACGGATGAGGAGCAGTATCGCAATATGAAAGAAGTGATTGACCGTTACCCATTCATTACTGCCTTTGCTGAGGAAGCGTATTCCCGAGCTGCATTACCTTTTGTAAAAGAACCAATTCGTGGGGGTACGGATGGAAGCAGATTGAGTTTTATGGGATTGCCTTGCCCTAATATTTTTACCGGAATGCAAGCCATTCACAGTAAAAAAGAGTGGGTTGGCGTATATGATATGGAAAAAGCCGTTGAAGTACTGGTGCATTTGGTTAAAGTGTGGGAAGAAAAGGGGGAAAATCTGCACAAATAG